In Moorena sp. SIOASIH, the genomic window ATTAATACCCTAACTGATTCAAAATTTAATCAGGAACACTCTAGGGATAAACTTATCAATCAAACCCTGACATCCTGTAACATTCATCACGATCTTGAGACCTGGGGACTTTATCGATTAATTTTCAATCACTTAAAGGAATGTTCAGTTATTTCATGTCACGATAATATTAGTCAAGTTCTGAGAGAAAAATACGGAGTTGCGGTTAACCGGTTATATAAAATACCGTCAGAATATAGCTTTTCGCAACTGTTTAATTATGAAGACCAGCAAGCTCAACCTCATTATCCTTACTATTTTAATCAAATCTGTTCCGAAATTACTGTCTCCTATAGAGGAGAGGTATTTCTGGTGGCTGCAGGTTTCTTAGGCAAGATCTACTGCAATATTATCAAAAATCGCGGGGGTATTGCCCTTGATATTGGCAGTATTGCTGACTATTGGCTAAATTACAAGACAAGATGGAATCTTCAGGGGATTCCTAATCCTAATTACTATGGGAAGTTTGCGAAACTAATTAATAGGGATCTAAGGGGGGCTCAAGGAGCTTCATTGTAAGCATTCAGCCTAATGCTGTCAGCTTAAAATAAACCTCTAAGGAGAGAATTTAATAGTTCGAGATTAATCAGAATTGAAAGTCTGGGGATTTGCCCATTGCGCGATGGGCATTAGCTGATAGCTGATAGCTGAGGGCTGATAGCACCTCAAGTAGCACCTCAAGTAGCGCATTAGCTGAATGCTTACATCTCAGAGGTTGTCTGAGAAGTCTCATTTGCTACATCAAAGCCCCCTAAATCCCCCAATTTTGGGGGACTTTTAGCCGCAAATTGATTCTTGTTCCCCCCAGAATTGGGGGGCTAGGGGGGCAAAATTCAGTATCAAAAAACTTTTCAGATATCCTCTCAATAAAGGATTAATGCGATCGCTTATTTCAGTATGCTGCCCTCAGGGATGGATATATTTTACTTAATCTTTATGAAAAAACACTATTTTTACTCAGTTTATTTATTATTTCTTTATAATAAATAACCAGTTTTTTCATAAACTAATATTGATGTATACTGCAGCCAAAAAAAAGCGCGATTAGGCTTGAGTCAGTCTCAAGCTCTACGAAGACACGGAAAAATGTCCTGACCGATGGGCTATTAACCTGCATCTACCAAGAACTTCCAGAGGTCTTTAAAGCTCTCCAGCAGTATTTTGACTAACGGCAGCTTGCCATTAAGGATATATAGCGTTTCTCTCAGTTATGAGGTACAGTCTTCTTTGACATTGATTCCCTGTTAGGTGCGCTCTTACTTGGCGAATTTAATTCGCCACGGGTCGCACCTCTTGATGCAGCGCATCGCTATTCCCTATTCCCTATTCCCTATTCCCTGTTCCCGTCTTGATGCAGCGCGGTCTTGGGGGAAACCCCCATGAGCGACTGCATCAAGACAACAGGTAAGCATTCGTTTAATAGTCACGAAATTCACAGGCTTCTAGCCTGTGCCACAAAGCTGATTAGCTTTTACCCAGACTTTCATTCTCATTAATCTCGAACTATTAAATTCGACCCTTTGCGTATCGGCGCACCCTACGCTGGGTTTATTTTAAGCTGTTCGCGTAGCGTGAGCTTTAGCTCACGGCTGACCGCTGACGGCACCTCAAGCAGCGTGCGCGTAGCGCATATGCTTACTAATTAACTCATTCATTGTTGGACTTATAATTGGTTAATTTAAGGTATGTTAAACTCAGAAACTGTAGTCAAGCAACTCAAAGAAATTATTGCCACAGAAGTAGATGCCAATCTTGAGCTAGAAGATATTGATGAAAATGCCTCTCTATTTGAGGATGGATTAGGACTTGACTCTCTGGCAATTATGCAACTAATTACGTCAATTGAAAGACACTTTTGGTTTCGATTTACTGACGATGATATCAGTCCAGATAATTTTGAAGACCTCACTATTTTATCGGAATTAATTGCCAGTAAATTAACTCTTTACAGACAGTATTAACGTAGCCATGACATCACTGACTGCTTTGCCATGGGTAAGGTGTTATAAAATATGCTGAAAAATTTTCAGATATTTCTGCTAATTTTATGGAGGTTTTTTATAATGATCTGCTTCGTTTTTTCGGCGATTTGCATAACTATCAGGTACACATTGTTTCTCCTCTTCCCTCTTCCCTCTTCCCTCTTCCCTGCTCCCTTCCCCCCTTACTAAGGGGGGTTAGGGCGTGTTTTATTGCCTCGGAGATCCCCCTAAATCCCCCTTAAAAAAGGGGGACTTTGAGTATGGCTCCCCCCTTTTTTAAGGGGGGCTGGGGGGGATCATAATCTTGCGGAAAACTTTTAAAACACGCCCTAGGGGGGATTCCTGCTCCCTACAAACCCAAAACTTTGTACCTAACTGAAGTGCAAACCGCTGTTGATAGTATATTATTAGGTGCATAACTACTAATTGTTTGTTTAGGAAATAATTTAAAGGGGTGCTTGCTACAACTTAATTAAATAATTTACTAAGATTAAACTAACAAATAGATAGTTCTGAATATCTAGCTATTTAATTTGAGGAGTGGGCTTCGATGGTCCTGTTGATCTCAGTCTCTCCCCACACCACTTTTCTCAAGTTTTATTTCAATGAGAGTAAAGTGAGTAACGGGGATATTTTGTGTCTATTTTCTCTTAGTAAAGCTAAACATTTAGCTAGGTTAAACTTAACTCATGCATAATTGCACGCAATTAACAGGTCAAATAAGACGTGAACGCAATCGGAAACGTTCTAAACGAAGAGCTATTTTCTGTCCAATTCATCGTTGCTACCTGGATAGCGTTAGTCAAAAATATCGCTTGTTTGCTGATCGAGCAGGACAACTAATGCAGCGATGCAAAGCGCGAGTGGGGGAAACCCCCTGTTCTCTTGCTGCATCGCTTCTATTTTCCCCACCCCCCACACCCCACACCCCACACCCTGTATACTTTTTAGCCTTGTTGTCACCCCCTCAGCTACTATCAGCTACGGAGTGCGGATGCTTCGATTGCTTTCACAGCCCAGAGAGAGATATAGCATTTCTAAAATAGGTGAGGTAAACAAGTTTTCGATTTTAGGGAACAGGGAACGTCGGATTAGGGAACTTATGATGAAAAGACAGGGAACAGGGAACAGGGGACAGCGGATCTGGGAAACAATAGGTGTGTGTAGGTCATTAATATAAGAACCGCTATAAGTGCTTTCCTAATGTTAGTTAGAATCGTCAAAAGTGCGTTACATCGGAGGCTTTTTCTGCGACAAACGCCAGCAGGAGAGGGGATTTGGGATGGGGTTCAATTTACCCTTGAGCCAGTGGAAAGTTGTGATTATTTAATTCTTCTCAATCGCCCGCCTGAAAATCTGACCGTTGTCTGCCCACCCCAGCATGTCTGGTCGATTATCCACGAGCCACCTGTGGCATGTCGCAAAGCTTGGCATCTGAATCCGCCCTACGCCTCTCGCATGTTCACAACCGACGTGGAGCGTTCAGGAAAAGAATATATCCATAGTCAGCCAGCCATATTTTGGATGGTCAATCGAGATTATGATTTTCTAGTTTCTTTTACGGCTCCGGAAAAAACTCAACAACTCTCTTGGATAACAAGTAGACAGACTTACTTAAAAGGTCATCGTGACCGGATGGGCTTTTTGGCGAAAATTCAAGGTCAAGTGGATTTCGATCTGTGGGGACGGGACTTTAACCCGATAGATGACAAATGGGATGGATTGATTTCCTATCGCTATTCTTTAGCTATTGAGAACTATAGTAATCCCTTCTACTGGAGTGAAAAGCTGGCAGATTGCTATTTGGCTTGGTGCATGCCCATTTATTACGGCTGCACACGAATTACCGACTATTTCCCCGCCGAATCGATGATTCAAATCGACATCCATGACCCGGATGCGGCGGTGGCAAAGATCAAAGAGGCCATTGCCAGCAACGCTTGGCAGCGCAATTTAGATGCGATCGCCTACGCACGCTCACTCGTTCTGAACCGATACCAGTTCTTTCCGTTTATGGTAAGCCAAATTCGTCACTTTGAGAGCAGCTACGGTGCGTTTTCACCAAAACAACTGGTGTCTATTCCCAAATACGAGGAAAAGAGGGTCCCGATGTCAGCATTATCACAAAAACTGAAGCGCTAACTCCCCTGCATTCAACTAAGCTGAGGCAACAACGGTAATCCTTGACAGATGTTCTTGTGTTTCAAACTGCGTTTTTTTCACCATTAGGAGCCAACGAATGCTCAAGAGACTGAAAAATCGTACCACATCAGAGCTAATATCATGTCAGGATAATTACCCTTAATAAAAACTTCCCCCATCTCCCCATCTCCCCATCTCCCCATCTCCCCATTTCCCCATTTCCCCATCTCCCCACACTTCCCACCCTCCCTCTAATTATGGGTATTCAACCG contains:
- a CDS encoding glycosyltransferase family 10: MLVRIVKSALHRRLFLRQTPAGEGIWDGVQFTLEPVESCDYLILLNRPPENLTVVCPPQHVWSIIHEPPVACRKAWHLNPPYASRMFTTDVERSGKEYIHSQPAIFWMVNRDYDFLVSFTAPEKTQQLSWITSRQTYLKGHRDRMGFLAKIQGQVDFDLWGRDFNPIDDKWDGLISYRYSLAIENYSNPFYWSEKLADCYLAWCMPIYYGCTRITDYFPAESMIQIDIHDPDAAVAKIKEAIASNAWQRNLDAIAYARSLVLNRYQFFPFMVSQIRHFESSYGAFSPKQLVSIPKYEEKRVPMSALSQKLKR
- a CDS encoding acyl carrier protein, whose amino-acid sequence is MLNSETVVKQLKEIIATEVDANLELEDIDENASLFEDGLGLDSLAIMQLITSIERHFWFRFTDDDISPDNFEDLTILSELIASKLTLYRQY